The proteins below are encoded in one region of Methylophilales bacterium:
- a CDS encoding DUF2721 domain-containing protein, producing MIEFAEVATVIQLAVAPAFLLTGIGAILAVMSTRLSRIVDRYRVLNEGPKKLNMEHKREIEYLIKRSKWTHWAIALTTVSALFVCVLIAMIFIATEVSFNFDQLITILFILAMTFLVFGLLSFLKEVDLSKGVIKF from the coding sequence ATGATTGAATTCGCTGAAGTTGCTACAGTTATTCAGCTAGCCGTTGCTCCTGCTTTCTTGCTGACAGGTATAGGAGCTATTTTGGCGGTCATGTCGACAAGACTTTCAAGGATTGTGGATCGATACAGAGTATTAAATGAAGGTCCTAAAAAACTCAATATGGAGCATAAGAGGGAAATAGAGTATTTAATTAAACGCTCTAAGTGGACGCATTGGGCGATTGCATTAACTACCGTTTCAGCTCTATTTGTATGCGTGTTGATCGCGATGATTTTCATTGCGACAGAAGTCAGCTTTAATTTTGACCAGCTGATTACAATTTTATTTATTTTAGCCATGACCTTTTTAGTTTTTGGCTTGTTGAGTTTTCTCAAAGAAGTTGACCTCTCTAAAGGCGTTATTAAATTTTAA